One Desulfosoma caldarium genomic window, GCTCTTCCATCCCAGACCCTGCTGTTCAATGGGTGCGGCCTCAGGTTCCGGACCCAAATGGGATGCCGGGCCGGCGCCGTGGCACTTGCCGAAGGTATGCCCGCCGGCAATCAAAGCCACTGTTTCTTCGTCGTTCATGCCCATGCGCGCGAAGGTCTCACGAATGTCCTTGGCCGCCGCCACTGGATCCGGATTGCCACCGGGGCCCTCAGGATTCACATAAATGAGGCCCATTTGCACAGCCGCCAGAGGGTTTTCCAAATCGCCTTGCGCCGTGTGGCGCCGGTCCTCGAGCCATTGGCCTTCAGAACCCCAGTACACACTTTCATCCGGCTCAAACCAATCCACCCTTCCGCCGGCGAACCCGATGGTCTTGGCGCCCATGGATTCCAAAGCCACGTTGCCGGCTAAAATCATGAGATCCGCCCACGAGATCTTGCGGCCGTACTTTTGCTTGATGGGCCACAGAAGGCGGCGTGCTTTATCCAGATTCACGTTGTCTGGCCAGCTGTTGATCGGCGCGAAGCGTTGCTGACCGGAGCCGGCGCCACCGCGCCCGTCCCCAATGCGGTACGTGCCCGCACTGTGCCATGCCATGCGAATGAAGAGTGGACCATAGTGGCCAAAGTCCGCCGGCCACCATTCTTGGGAGGTCGTCATCAGATCCCGAAGGTCCTTTTTGACGGCTTCCAGGTCGAGAGAGAGGAATTCTTTACGGTAATCAAAATCTTCGCCCATGGGGTTCGCCTTGGGACAGTTCTGATGAAGCATCTTGAGGTTTAACTGGTTGGGCCACCAGTCCTGAATGGATTTGGCTTCGGTGGCGCCGGGAGCCGAGCGTTGAGGGCGATCGTGTTCCATGGTGTCTCCTTTCTTTCTGGTGCTTTCTTGAATGGACGCCGTGCCCCCTTTGCTGAAACAAGGCGCCTCGTTTCGGACGCTCTTTTTCAACAGCGCGGGCAACGTGAACGTTTGTTTACCCGAGAATGTTCCCTTGGGGAGCCGCGGACGCCGCTAAATGTCCTGGCGCCTTGCGTGCTCGGACCCTCGGCAAGGATCAGGGCATTCTCAGGGCCGGTTGTCGACACCTTCCCTTCGTTGGCACTCGGGGCAGATGCCGAAAAAATCCAGGCGGTGCGAGACAATGGCAAAACCCGTCTTTTGAGCCATTTCCTCCGCCAGCTCTGCAATGCTCACCAATTCAGGGTCCATGATGGTCTTGCACCGCAGACAGATCACGTGAGGGTGTGGGTAAGGCTTCAATCCGTCGTAGCGATTGCTCATGTTCGGAAAACCCAATTCCAGAACTTCATGGAGTTCCTTCAATAAAGAGACCGTCTTGTAGACTGTGGCCAAGCTGGTGGTGGGAAACTGGCGGCTCACCTCCGTGTAAATGTCTTCGACGCTGGGATGGGCTTGGGTGGACACCAAGGCTTGCACAATGGCCAGCCGCTGGGGTGTCATGCGCAACCCATGTGCCTTGAGCGTGTCAACCATGTGTTGCAACCGCTCAACCGGGTCATGGCCTGAGGGGGTTGGCACCATGCGCCCAATCCTTGCGTCTCGAGGAATAGTTAGGGAAAAATCATTCTCAAAAGAGAAAAAACCTTTAAAGACAAAAAATCAAGAAAAAAATTGTTCGGGATTCAAAGCCAAGGGCTGGGGCAGCTACTGGCGTGAGTTCACACAGAAGGGATGTGCGTCCATGCCAGAGCTATTTTCGGCGTGAAGTTGGGTTGGGAAAGGATCAAAGAAAAAATTTGCATGCGAATAATGTGCATGCTAAAAAAACGTGAAAATTCTCTCAGCGTCAAAGGAATGGCCATGCTTCTTCAAGACTGTTTGTGTTTTCAGCTGGCTTCTCTGAGCCGATCCATGGCGCGCCATTATCGCGAGCGCATCACCCCCTACGGACTCACGCACACCCAGTTTTTCATGCTCTTGGCGCTCTACGAGGAAGAAGGGGCCACCTTGAGTGTCCTTGCCGAAAAGACCCATTTGGATCGTCCCACGGTCACGGGCTTGATCGACCGCTTGGAGCGGGACGGCTGGGCCGTGCGGCAGGCCGATCCGCAGGATCGCCGGTCTTTCCGCGTCTATCTCACTCCAAAAGCCAAGGAACATCGGGAAGTGCTGCTTCGAATCTACCATGAGGTCAATGGAAGGCTCTTGGAACAATTGGGAGTCGAAGAGTGGAAGCGGTTTCGGACCTTGTTGGAACGGTTGGGGTTTGGGGATGACGAAGAGAGTTCGACCCCTTTGTGACGATCCCCCGAACCGCCGACGATGCTTTTCATCCGCCAAGGGGGCTTGGCCCGAAGAGAAGGGAAAACTTTCTCAAAGAGCTGAAGGTCGAGAAGCCTGAATGCCTATGAAAATTCTTGCCATAAATGGAAGCCATCGCAAAGGCTAGAACACGGCCACCATGCTCGAAATTGTCTTGGAAAAGGCGGCAAAGGGTGGTGCCCAGACGGAACTGGTGTAGCTGGTGGACTACAGGATTGAGTATTGCCTGTCTTGCCACCGATGTCTTGGCGAGGCGCGCTGTGCCATTGAAGACGACGACATGGCCGCGTTGGCGGGGAAAATGATGGCTACCGACGCTTTGATCCTTGGTTCTCCCGTCTACTTTGGAAACGTGACCGGAAGGCTGAAAGTCTTTATGGATCGAACGCGTTGGCTCCACATGCGGAAAAACCTCCTGGCGGGAAAGCTGGGAGCTGTCGTGACCCATGCGGGATTGCGTCAAGGCGGGCAGGAAATCACCCAGGTGATTCTCGAGCGTTTCTTGATTTCGCATGGTTTGCGGCTGGTGGAGCCTCGAGGCCCGGGCCGCCCTATTTACAATACCGGAATCTCAGGAACCCTTTTTGACGCCGTGGATCAGGGACGGTTTCGGTGGAAAAAAAGCGTCCTGGACGATGCCCTTACGGTGGAAATGTGTCGGGCTCTTGGCCGAAACCTGGTTGACCTCGGTGCCTCAATACCTGGCTCAGGCAAGGCCTTTTCCGATAGCGTTATTGATAAGGAGCCGGGGGACGCTTTTCCTGGGAGCGTGGGCCTCTGGCCTGCAAGAATGAAAAGCAACCAGGATACCCATTCATGAACACGATATCAGGACGTTGATCTGCGGCCGTCAACGGCTCATCGCTTCCGCACGGATGCTCGGGGAATGAGAGAAAAAAAGGAGGGGAGCATGTGGGATTCAAACCGAGAGGGGTTCGAAGCATTCCATGCCATGTTTTATCCTCGAGCCGTGGCTGTGGTGGGGGCCTCCACTCATCGCGGCAAGGTGGGAAATTTCGTGTTGCGGTCGGCCTTGGCGTCCCACGTGGAAAAAATTTATCCCGTGCATGCCGGAGGCGCCCGTGAGATTTTGGGCGTCAAAGCCTATCCGTCCATTGGGGATATTCCCGACGACCATGTGGATCTGTTCCTGTTTGCCATTCCCCATGAGCACATTCTTTCCAGTTTTGAAGCAGCAGTGGTCAAGGGATGTCGTGGCGCCGTCATTTACACGGCAGGTTTTCGAGAAGCGGGCCAGGAAGGCCTTGAAAAGCAGCGGCGTTTGCGGTCCATGGCCGATGAGGCCGGCGTCAAGATTATCGGGCCGAACACCATGGGGTTTTATCGAGTCGACAGCGCCATGAACGCCACCTTCATGCCGGTGCTTTCCGATTTCTTTCAGGAAAAGGGGCGCATCACGGTGGTCAGTCAAAGCGGGGGGGTTGCGGGCTTTGCGGCCATTCGCTTTGTGGAAGACCGAGTGCCCATGGGCACGCTGGTGTGTCTGGGGAACCGGGCCAACGTAGAATTTGCGGACATGCTGGACTTTTGCGCCCACGATAAGGAAACCTCCGTGGTGGCTCTTTTCATCGAAGGTCTAGACGACGTTCGGCGTTTCTATGAGTCGGCGGCTCGGTGTGCGGCTCAAAAGCCCGTGGTGGTGCTGGGAGCGGGCTATTCGGCGGCAGGTCAAAAAGTGGCGCGATCGCACACGGGAAGCATGGCCCGGTCGGAAGCCATCTATGACGGTGTGTTTCGACAGGCGGGGCTGATCCAAGTGCGCACGGTGGAGGAACTGGTGGACACGGCCAAAATCCTGGATATCAGCCCTCGTCCCCAGGGAAACCGTGTCGGTGTCATCACCCACACCGCGGGGCCGGCGGTGTTGGCTTCGGATGTGCTCTCCCACAAGGGTCTCGTCCTGGCAGAACTCAGCAAAAAGACCCAAAAGGCCTTGGTGGCTCGAAAGGTGCTCGCTCCTTTTACACCTCCGGAAAACCCCGTGGATTTGACCACCTTTGGCTACCTGGACCGCCGGCTCTATGGGGATGTTTTGGAGCTCTTAGGGGAAGACCCCGGCGTGGATGCTGTGCTGGCCATTTGCATTTCGGCCTTGGGGGATCCATATGTGGCACCGTTTCCCATGGAAGCCTTTGGGCGAAAGGCGAGACAGATCGGAAAGCCCGCCGTTTTTGTCTGGGGGGCACCGTCTTGTGCTTCGGAGGAATTTTTGGCGTGGAAAAAAGCTGGCGTGGCCGCCTATGCCACGGCGGAGCGAGCGGCAGCGGCTTTGGCCAATCTTTGGGCAGCGAGCCGGCGTGGCCGCGAGGTCCAAAAGGCCGTTAAAGAGAAACCTCTGCCGGAGTCCTTGCACCGTTTTGTACAGGATTTGCGTTCCCTGGGCCCCAGGCTCTGTGGGGAAACGGAAACCAAGGAGCTTTTGCAACGGGCGGGCCTGCCCACGGCGCGCACCGTGGTGGCCGCCACGGAGGAGGAAGCCGTAAGGGCGGCCGAATCAATGGGCTACCCAGTGGTTTTGAAGATTGTTTCTCCGGATATTGTTCACAAGAGCGATGTGGGCGGCGTGCAATTGGGCCTCAACGATGAGGACGGCCTGCGTCGAGCCTTTCGGGCCATGATGGAACAGGTGAGGCGGGCCGTGCCCGAGGCGCGGATTCTTGGAACGGCCGTGCAGCCCATGGTGCCTGAGGGCCTTGAGGTCATCGTGGGGGGATTTCGGGACCCGCAGGCCGGGCCGGTGGTCATGTTTGGTTTAGGCGGCATTTGGGTGGAAGCCTTCAACGATGTGGTTTTTCGACTGGCTCCGGTGTCAGTTGATGAAGCCCGGCGCATGATCGAAGAGATTCGAGGGAAAAAAGTCCTCGAAGGCCTTCGAGGCAGGCCCTCGGCAAACAAGGAAGCCTTAGCCCACCTGATTGTTACCATCGGTCAACTGATGGACCAATTACCCATTCAGGAAATCGACGGCAATCCGGTCATGGTGCACGGCAACACCTACACCATTGTCGACGCGCGGATGAGCGTGTTCTAGGGATCTGGCAGCTTCTTCCAGGGATCCTGTTGCATAAGCGGCGCAAGCCGGGAAACCTCTTGGCGCTTTGCGGCGCGACTACAGAATTTAACAGAGAGTGCATTTTGCCGGTCAACATCCCAAAAGGCTGACCGACGAAATGCGCCTGCGTGCCTTTTCGAGTTGGTCATGTCCATGTCGCAAATTTTCAAAATGGGCGGGCAGAATGAGCGATGGGTTCCGGGGGATTGCCTGAATGCAAAGGTTTTCGTACCGAGATGTGAGGCTGCGCTTTGTCCGGGGACGGCTTTGGATCGGTCTTCGAGTCCAAGAATCCGCCGAAGTGCTGTGGCGGATTTTCACGGACACGCGGTGGTGGCCTCTTTGGGGCCCCAGTGTTCGACGGGTGCAGGTCCGAGGGTCCACTGTGGTGGTTCACCAAGGCCTGCGTGGCCGGGTCTGGACCGTTTTGGGTTTTTCTGTACCCTTTTTCGTGGACCAGGTAGGTCCGGGATATTTTTGGTCCTGGCGCGTGGGCGGAATACGAGCAACCGGCCATGAAGTGCGTCCTGAGGGTTCTGGAGCTTCATGGCTTGCCTTTACCGTGCCGGTGTGGGGGATTTTCTATCTGCCGGTGTGTGTGCGAGCGGCCACAAACGTGGCCAGGCTCGCCCGCCTTCTTTCTTCTCACGCCTCGGATCATGAGGACCCCGCACCGATTAACGGCAATTCCTTTTCCACTGAAAAGAAGACGGCGAATTCCTTGGCGCCCGGTTCTTCTGAGCGAGTAGGATAACTTTTTCTTCGCAGAGATTCGATAAGCTGGGGATCTTCGGATTCCCGCACTTTAATGAGAAACAACCTCTTCCCCTTGTATCCACCTCCATCTTCTCTGAACACATAGGCCGCTCTCGGGTTGGATTGCAGATTGTGATGGGTGAGTCGGTCTTTCATGATAAATACCAACGCGCCATCATCCATCACGTGAGGTCTGGCATAGACGGCCCCGTCCACATGGCCTTCCGCGTCGGCCGTTGCCAGAACGCCGAAGCCTTTGGTCTGCTCGAAATAGCTCTTAAGATCCATGGTCTGCTCCTGTGCAGCGTCAAGATATGAAAATGAGACTCTATAGCACCCTGCACGACCGTTTCATCAGGGTTCCGCCATCATTGCTGCTAAACTAAGAGTTTTTTTTCAAAGAGCAAGGGAACGCCTTAAGGTCCAAACGAGCTGAAAGAGCGCTCATGCCGTTGCCATTCGTGCCGTCGTGACTATTCCACTTGAATGGGCTCTGCCTTTTTCTCCGGGCTTGTTTTATTTTTTTTCTTTTCCAACTGATCGATACGTTCGTCGATCAGGCTGCGCACCGCGCGAAGCACTTCAATGCGGGCATTGGTTAGATGGTTCCAAAAGGGCCCGCCGCGGCCGCTGGTCTTGGCCATCGTGCGCATCATCTGGCACACGGGGCAGTGGCATCGGATTTTATCATTTTGTGCATGCTCTTCATGCCGGCTCATGAGCTCCTCCAAAAGTTATGGTCAAGGTTTCGTGCTCCAATCGAGCTTTTTCCGGGTGGAGTTTGGCGAAAGCTCGCGGTAGCACGAGGTTTTTTTTGAACGCGCCCATGCGAATGATGAGTTCATCTCCGACTTTGCTCAGTGCAAGTTCCTCGCGGCTCACAAAGGGAAAGTGCAAGCGCACCATGTGGCATCCATTTTCAGCAAGAAAGCTAATGGGCTGATGTCGATACAGAATCTGGTGAGGCGGTGTTTCTCCGTAGATGGCTTGACCTAGGGTTTTCAGTCGCTCGTATCCCAAGGTTTCCCGTTCATAATAGGGAGCCTTGAGGAGAGGGATGGGTTGAAAGGCTGTGGTGACCAACTTTAGGTATGCGTGTTGCTGTTTGAGAAGGGCTTTGAGGAAGGGATCGCGGGAGTCTTCGCTCAGAACTCGATTGATGACGATGGCGTCGATGCCCAGTTGGTGCAGGGAAAAGAACATGAAACTTCGCTGGGTTTCTCGAATGACCATTTTTTCCAGGTTCGTCACGAGGCGAACGGATGTCGTTTGTGTGTCGGTCAAAATGGCATCCACGCCGCGCAGACGCTGAAAGAGTCTTTCAATGGAGGCGAAGTAAGCGTCTTCGGGAAGAGGCACATCGGAAAAGCGATGCACCACGGGGCGTGCCATACGAAAGAGGTTTCGTTCCACGCGAAAGATCTTTTCCATGTACCATTCCAGCGCTTTGGGCACACTGACAAAGCGAATGGATTCCGCCGTCGGGGCGCAGTCCAGAATGAGCACGTCGTAGGTTTTATCCCTGGCGTAACGGTTGACGTACAGAAGGGCGCTCACTTCTTCCATGCCGGGAAGGACGGCCAATTCCTCGGCGAGCACTTGATCCAGTCCGGAAATGTTGAGCAGAAGGCTTAAGTACCGATGCACTTCGCCCCAGTGTTTCTGAATCTCTTCGTGCACGTCCAGTTCTTGGATCCACAACCTTTCGGCCACTTCCACAGGGTGACCTCGATTGACGTCCATGAGACGCCGGTCTAGGTCAAAGGCGTCACTCAGGCTGTGGGCGGGATCCAGGGACATGACCAAGGTCTTGAGTCCCCGCTCAGCCAAGAGGACACCCGTGGCCGCCGCCACGCTGGTTTTGCCGACGCCGCCTTTTCCTGCAAAAAGGAGTATGCGCATGGTTGAAATCCGTTTTTGAGTGCATGCTTGCCTAGGGCTTCGAGGGTTCGCTTGTATGGAGATTACATCGAATTTTTTTTGAGTTTCAAGCCCGGCAACGAAAGGTGAAGCATGTCGGCTCGTTCTGAGCGCGGCAAAGAGTTCGGCGGTTTGGAGAATGAGGCTAAACCTTGTGGTATTGATCCCAGCATGGGGGCTGCTCTTGACTGAGCCCTGGAGCGGGCGTAGAAACACGAAGCTAAACGGCTTACAAGACAGGATGGACAGAGGGCCTCCGGCCTTAGCTGGTCCCAGAGGATTTTTTATGGATGTATCTATTGTGATTCCCGTCTACAACGAAGCCGAAAACGTGCTCCATTTGGCCGCCGAAGTCGAGCAGGCCTTGAAGCCGTTGAACGGGTGCTGGGAATGCCTGTGGATCGATGACGGGTCCACAGACGATACGTGGGACAAACTTCTTTTGGTGGCATCGGCCCACCCGGGCGGCCCGCATCGCTTGTGCGCATTGAAAAAAAATGCGGGCCAATCTGCAGCTTTGTGGGTGGGGTTTCAGAGATGTCGGGGACGCTTCATCGCCACCTTGGACGGCGACGGACAGAATGATCCCCGAGACATTCCCCGGCTTGTGGCGTTGCTTGTGGATGGCCGTTACGACATGGTTCAGGGATATCGAGAGGCCAGAAAAGACAGCCTGAAGCGCCGGCTGGCGTCCCGCATTGCCAATGGCTTTCGAAACCTCATCACGGGAAAATCCGTTCGCGATGTGGGATGTTCCACGCGCGTTTTTCGGCGGGAATGCCTGCCGTACCTTCCACCTTTTAAAGGCTTGCATCGGTTCCTGCCCACCTTGCTTATGTATCAAGGCTTTCGGATTGCCGAGACGCCCGTCAACCACAGGCCCCGGCGTCGTGGCACGACCAAGTACGGCATTTTCGACCGGCTTTGGGTCGGGCTCCTGGATATCTTTGGCGTCAGTTGGCTGCGGGTTCGAGGTTTTCGGTGCCAAGTGGTCCGCACTTTTCCGGAACAGGACACACACCATGAGTGAGGAAAAAATATGGCTTGGGATTGGGTTTTCGGCACAGGCCTTGTTCTCGGCCAGATTTTTGGTCCAATGGATTGCCAGTGAAAGGTTAGGCCGAAGCGTGGTTCCCATATCCTTCTGGTATCTGAGCTTATGCGGCGGGGCTCTTTTGTTGGCCTATGCTGTGTGGCGCCGAGATCCTGTTTTCATTTTGGGGCAAGGAACCGGCTTGTTCATTTACGGTCGCAATCTGTACCTCATCCACAAAGAGAGAACACAAGGGAAGAAATTCCAATCTCATGGGAAGGGAAAGCGCGAATAGCCAAGGATGGCCAAGACCGTTAAAGGGTTTGCTGCTCTGGGCTCTTTTGTGTGCCGTGCTGGGGACTCTGGCTTTTCAGGGTACACGAGGTCTCTATGAGTCCACCGAAGGCCGATATGCCGAATGCGCCCAGGAGATGCTCGTAACCGGAGATTTTCTTCGGCCCACCTTGGACTATGCGCCCCACTGGACTAAACCCCCTTTGGCTTACTGGGCCGTGGCGGTTGGTGTGAAGCTTTTCGGTCGCAACGCCTGGGGGGCGAGAGCGTATCTGGTGCCGACCTTTGTGCTCACCGTTTGCGCCGTGTATTGGCTGGCTCGCTGGTTGTGGAACCCCGGCGTCGGAACCGTGAGCGCCTTGGTTTTTGCGACCTTGTGGGGCCCTATGGGTGCGGCCAACACGGTCAACACCGATTCCTTGTTGACACTCTGGGAAACCTGGGCTCTTGCCTGTTTCTGGTGGGGTGTGCGGACTCGGCGCGTAGGGCCCATCGTGCTTATGTGGTGGTTTTTCGGCATGGCCTTCCTGACCAAAGGGCCTCCGGGTCTTCTTCCTCTTCTGGCGCTGATTGTCTTCAGAATGCTTTCCCAAGACCAGGAAGTGCGAGGGGTTCGGCTGTGGGTTCCAGCAGGCATTGGCCTGGGATTGGTGACGGCTCTGTGGTGGTACGTATGGGCCGTTGCTCATTATCCAGGGCTTACGTCATATTGGCTCAAGCACGAAGTGATCGGCCGGGTGGCAACAGATGAATTCAAGAGGCATTCTCGTTGGTATGAAATGTTTACGGTTTACTGGCCTTTCCTATTGGGGGGGGCTTTACCCTGGCTTGGGCTCGTGTTGTGGATAGAGCGTCACCGTATCGGGGTGTGGTTTCGACGCAGACGCTCCGAAGGCGAGCAAGGGACCCTTGACGGCATCAAGGCATGCTGGAAAAATCTTTCGACGGAAGCCCGATTTGTGGTTTTTGCCCTTCTCATTCCGCTGAGTGTTTTTTCTCTGAGTCGTTCACGGCTCCCTTTGTATGTACTTCCTTTGTTTCCAATTCTTGCCTGTGCCATAGGCTGGAAAATCCGTAAT contains:
- a CDS encoding Fur family transcriptional regulator, whose translation is MVPTPSGHDPVERLQHMVDTLKAHGLRMTPQRLAIVQALVSTQAHPSVEDIYTEVSRQFPTTSLATVYKTVSLLKELHEVLELGFPNMSNRYDGLKPYPHPHVICLRCKTIMDPELVSIAELAEEMAQKTGFAIVSHRLDFFGICPECQRREGVDNRP
- a CDS encoding MarR family winged helix-turn-helix transcriptional regulator; amino-acid sequence: MLLQDCLCFQLASLSRSMARHYRERITPYGLTHTQFFMLLALYEEEGATLSVLAEKTHLDRPTVTGLIDRLERDGWAVRQADPQDRRSFRVYLTPKAKEHREVLLRIYHEVNGRLLEQLGVEEWKRFRTLLERLGFGDDEESSTPL
- a CDS encoding flavodoxin family protein, whose translation is MDYRIEYCLSCHRCLGEARCAIEDDDMAALAGKMMATDALILGSPVYFGNVTGRLKVFMDRTRWLHMRKNLLAGKLGAVVTHAGLRQGGQEITQVILERFLISHGLRLVEPRGPGRPIYNTGISGTLFDAVDQGRFRWKKSVLDDALTVEMCRALGRNLVDLGASIPGSGKAFSDSVIDKEPGDAFPGSVGLWPARMKSNQDTHS
- a CDS encoding acetate--CoA ligase family protein, giving the protein MWDSNREGFEAFHAMFYPRAVAVVGASTHRGKVGNFVLRSALASHVEKIYPVHAGGAREILGVKAYPSIGDIPDDHVDLFLFAIPHEHILSSFEAAVVKGCRGAVIYTAGFREAGQEGLEKQRRLRSMADEAGVKIIGPNTMGFYRVDSAMNATFMPVLSDFFQEKGRITVVSQSGGVAGFAAIRFVEDRVPMGTLVCLGNRANVEFADMLDFCAHDKETSVVALFIEGLDDVRRFYESAARCAAQKPVVVLGAGYSAAGQKVARSHTGSMARSEAIYDGVFRQAGLIQVRTVEELVDTAKILDISPRPQGNRVGVITHTAGPAVLASDVLSHKGLVLAELSKKTQKALVARKVLAPFTPPENPVDLTTFGYLDRRLYGDVLELLGEDPGVDAVLAICISALGDPYVAPFPMEAFGRKARQIGKPAVFVWGAPSCASEEFLAWKKAGVAAYATAERAAAALANLWAASRRGREVQKAVKEKPLPESLHRFVQDLRSLGPRLCGETETKELLQRAGLPTARTVVAATEEEAVRAAESMGYPVVLKIVSPDIVHKSDVGGVQLGLNDEDGLRRAFRAMMEQVRRAVPEARILGTAVQPMVPEGLEVIVGGFRDPQAGPVVMFGLGGIWVEAFNDVVFRLAPVSVDEARRMIEEIRGKKVLEGLRGRPSANKEALAHLIVTIGQLMDQLPIQEIDGNPVMVHGNTYTIVDARMSVF
- a CDS encoding pyridoxamine 5'-phosphate oxidase family protein is translated as MDLKSYFEQTKGFGVLATADAEGHVDGAVYARPHVMDDGALVFIMKDRLTHHNLQSNPRAAYVFREDGGGYKGKRLFLIKVRESEDPQLIESLRRKSYPTRSEEPGAKEFAVFFSVEKELPLIGAGSS
- a CDS encoding ArsA family ATPase, translated to MRILLFAGKGGVGKTSVAAATGVLLAERGLKTLVMSLDPAHSLSDAFDLDRRLMDVNRGHPVEVAERLWIQELDVHEEIQKHWGEVHRYLSLLLNISGLDQVLAEELAVLPGMEEVSALLYVNRYARDKTYDVLILDCAPTAESIRFVSVPKALEWYMEKIFRVERNLFRMARPVVHRFSDVPLPEDAYFASIERLFQRLRGVDAILTDTQTTSVRLVTNLEKMVIRETQRSFMFFSLHQLGIDAIVINRVLSEDSRDPFLKALLKQQHAYLKLVTTAFQPIPLLKAPYYERETLGYERLKTLGQAIYGETPPHQILYRHQPISFLAENGCHMVRLHFPFVSREELALSKVGDELIIRMGAFKKNLVLPRAFAKLHPEKARLEHETLTITFGGAHEPA
- a CDS encoding glycosyltransferase family 2 protein; translation: MDVSIVIPVYNEAENVLHLAAEVEQALKPLNGCWECLWIDDGSTDDTWDKLLLVASAHPGGPHRLCALKKNAGQSAALWVGFQRCRGRFIATLDGDGQNDPRDIPRLVALLVDGRYDMVQGYREARKDSLKRRLASRIANGFRNLITGKSVRDVGCSTRVFRRECLPYLPPFKGLHRFLPTLLMYQGFRIAETPVNHRPRRRGTTKYGIFDRLWVGLLDIFGVSWLRVRGFRCQVVRTFPEQDTHHE
- a CDS encoding lipid-A-disaccharide synthase N-terminal domain-containing protein; translation: MSEEKIWLGIGFSAQALFSARFLVQWIASERLGRSVVPISFWYLSLCGGALLLAYAVWRRDPVFILGQGTGLFIYGRNLYLIHKERTQGKKFQSHGKGKRE
- a CDS encoding ArnT family glycosyltransferase, with the translated sequence MGRESANSQGWPRPLKGLLLWALLCAVLGTLAFQGTRGLYESTEGRYAECAQEMLVTGDFLRPTLDYAPHWTKPPLAYWAVAVGVKLFGRNAWGARAYLVPTFVLTVCAVYWLARWLWNPGVGTVSALVFATLWGPMGAANTVNTDSLLTLWETWALACFWWGVRTRRVGPIVLMWWFFGMAFLTKGPPGLLPLLALIVFRMLSQDQEVRGVRLWVPAGIGLGLVTALWWYVWAVAHYPGLTSYWLKHEVIGRVATDEFKRHSRWYEMFTVYWPFLLGGALPWLGLVLWIERHRIGVWFRRRRSEGEQGTLDGIKACWKNLSTEARFVVFALLIPLSVFSLSRSRLPLYVLPLFPILACAIGWKIRNFIDQGLLTPKRFMALALAGTVVIVFGKGIMATWSSKKDMGTLARALEAAWPESEGVRNQPLYVYSKRPLHGLHFYWGDPFIRVYSKFNKPTPPGYFPPSVLTDHQASGMWHPSMQKHVLTPRETEPYLRGWLCQQGYQGSTKSLTPHWILLVVTPGPCGVTS